The region AGTTCGAGGAGTTCTTCATCGTCAACCATGTCGCATTTGTTCAGGAATACTACGATTCCGGGAACACCAACCTGACGAGCGAGCAGGATGTGCTCACGAGTCTGAGGCATGGGACCGTCGGTAGCTGCAACAACGAGGATTGCGCCGTCCATCTGAGCTGCACCAGTAATCATATTCTTGATGTAGTCAGCGTGACCCGGGCAGTCTACGTGAGCGTAGTGACGGGCTTCAGTTTCGTATTCAACGTGAGCGGTAGCAATGGTGATACCGCGTTCTTTTTCTTCGGGAGCCTTGTCAATTTCGTCGAAGGCAACGTAGTCGCCGTTACCAGCAAGACCAGCAATCTTAGTGATAGCTGCAGTCAGAGTGGTTTTACCGTGGTCAATGTGACCGATGGTACCGATATTAACATGAGGCTTACCGCGTTCAAATTTAGCCTTACCCATGATAAATCCCCCTAAATTAAATAGAGTTTTTAATGATTTAAAGCGTCAAAGGTCATACTACACAAATGTATGGAGCCCACGACCGGACTTGAACCGGTGACCTCTTCCTTACCAAGGAAGTGCTCTACCGACTGAGCTACGTGGGCATCCTTTTTAAACGCGCAGGAATGGACTAGGGTAAGTTCATTATGGAGCGGGAAACGGGATTCGAACCCGCAACCCTCAGCTTGGAAGGCTGATGCTCTAGCCGTTGAGCTATTCCCGCACCCTATGTCCGTAGTTTAACAGCAGGCCTACCTGCCTCCTACAGCGCGATTATCTAAGTGGTGGTGGGGGGAGGATTCGAACCTCCGAAGGCGTTGCCGACAGATTTACAGTCTGTTCCCTTTGGCCACTCGGGAACCCCACCACTATATATATTGTTGTTCATCTGGAGCTGGCGATGGGACTTGAACCCGCAACCTGCTGATTACAAATCAGCTGCTCTACCAATTGAGCTACGCCAGCCCTCGTGAGCGAATCTTTCTACAAGCTCTGTTTTCAAATTGCAAGAACTTTTTTTGAATTTTTTCAAATTAATTCTCGGCCTGAAAACGATGCCTGACTTGCGATCCGCCGAAGCAACGTAGCGGGGTTTAAATGGAAATCGCCTTTCTAGTCAATACCTTTTTTCATTTTTCTTTAATTTTTTTCAAAATAACCTGCTTAAAAAGTCTCGAGAACACAGGTAGGTTTTGACTTTACAGCCATTTGGACGTAATTCACTGCCCTCGTCACGAACTAACGTGAAATACATGAATTCAAGACTCTCAGGTATAAGCATAATGAAATCACTTCCAATAAGTCCCGATAAACCTTGGCTGGCCCCCCTTGCCGGATACTCTGACCTGCCTTTTCGCATGCTCTGTCGAAAACGGGGATGCGCCGTCGCCTGTACAGAAATGGTCAGCGTAAAAGGGCTTAAGTATGACGGTAAAGGAACCAAAGACCTGCTTGCAACCTGCCCGGAAGACAATCCACTGGTTGTCCAGCTTTTCGGCGGTGAGCCGCAGGACTATTCAGATACTATGCCTCAACTGCTTGATCAGGGCTATACTTTTTTTGATTTAAACTCAGGGTGTCCGGTTAAAAAAGTTCTTAAAACCGGTGGAGGATCCGCTTTGCACCTTGATCCGGACCGCCTTGTCAAGACCGCTGCGGCAATGGTCGAAATTGCCGGAGAAGGCAAAGTAGGGGTAAAAATACGTTTGGGTTTCATGATCGGTGAAGACAATTATCTTGAAATTGCCAAACGGCTCGAGGATGTCGGAATCGCATGGCTGACTATGCATCCCCGTTATGCAAAACAAATGTTTTCCGGAGAGGCGGACTGGTCCAAGCTGGCAGTATTAAAAGAGAGTATTTCCATCCCTGTAATCGGGAGCGGAGATCTGTTTACAGCTGAAGACGGTGCAGAATGCATCAGGCAGACCGGCATCGACGGGATAATGTTTGCCCGCGGCGCCCTTTTTGACCCTTCTATTTTCGCTCGCTACCTGAATCTGATTAATAACCCCGAGAATCCCCCCCTGCCCTCTTTTGACCTTGGCAAGACAATGGAAGAGCATATCAATATGACTCGTAAATTTGACGGCAGCAACCGTTCTTTCAGGAAAATACGCTCTATCCTGCCTCGTTACGCCAAGGGGATGGATGGAATTAAGGCCGTTCGTACAAAACTTACGGCCTGTGAGAACTGGGAAGAACTCATCGCAGCGGCTCGAGAGGTTTCCACTCTTACACGCGAGCGCTGTTAATTATTTATTTTTTATGTGATTGTTGACGATAACGATCTTTAACGCTTAATATACAAATTGCAATTTAATAATCTGACAGATTTTAACCGGAGAATCATATGGCCCAGACCGATATTTTGCTTGAAGCGGGAACAAATGAACTTGAAATAGTTGAGTTCTGGCTTGAAGAAGAACCCCGTGAAGAAGGCGAAGGAAATTATCGTGGCTTTTACGGTGTAAACGTAGCCAAGGTTCTGGAAATTATAAGAATTCCTGAAAAAATTACAAAATTACCAAAGGTTGCGCACCCTGCCATTATGGGTACCTTCAATCTGCGCAACAAGGTTATTCCACTTGTGGACTTAAGCCACTGGCTGAAGAAAGGCCGTGTTGAAACGGAACCGCCGAAGGTAATCGTTACCGAGTTTAATAACGTATCGTCCGCTTTTCTGGTTTCCGGAGTTACCCGAATTCACAGGATCAGTTGGGAAAGAGTCGAAGCACCTTCTAATTACGTATCAACCCTTTCCGAAGATTCCATCACAGGTGTTGTTAAATTTGAAGACCGCATTTCGCTTATACTCGACCTTGAAAAAATAGTAGCCGAACTGAACCCGGACCTTGGGTTAAAGCTTGATGACTCCATCGACTGGGCGACTACTGCCGGTTACAAGGCTATCATCGCCGATGATTCCACCCTGATCAGAGAAATGCTCTATGAAATGATGGTCCGTGCTAAATTTTCAGTTGAAATGGCCAATACCGGACGTGACTGCTGGGAAAAACTGATCGCTCTGAAAAACAAATCTATTGAGGAAGGAAAGCCCATAACGGACTACATCAATGTCGTGATTTCCGATATTGAGATGCCGGTCATGGATGGTCACAACCTGACTGTACGCATAAAATCGGACGAAGTGCTCAAGCAGCTTCCGGTTATTCTTTTCTCATCAATCATTACCGATAAGCTTCGCCACAAAGGTGAGTCCGTCGGTGCTGACGATCAGATATCCAAACCTGAAGTTACTGAACTGGCTCAGCGCGCCATCGCCTTGATCGAAAAATAATCCACATAGAAAACCTGATGGTTTCCACCCCCGAGACTAAAAAAGAACGTACTGGAATCTCAATTAACCCGAGAATCCAGTACGTTTTACTTATGGCTTTTTCCGTGGCCATCGGTCTTGCAGCAGCGGGCGGAGCATTCCTTTTCCGCTGGCTTATCGAAAACTTCCAGCTTATATTCTGGGCCGACGGACATTCTTTTCTAGACATGATCGCAAACTCACCGTGGTGGTTAGTACTTTTACTACCCTGCGTGGGCGGGATTATCGCCGGGATTATCATTACCAACTGGGCTCCGGAAGCCTCCGGTCCTGGAGTTCCGGAAGTGATCAAAGCCATCGCTGTCCGCGGTGGACTTATTCGCCACCGCATAACCTTTCTCAAGGCCCTCGTTACCAGCATGCTCATCGGCTGCGGAGCTTCTGTCGGTCGCGAGGGTCCGGTCGTACAAATTGGTGCTTCTCTGGGCTCTTCGGCAGCGAGAATTTTCCGCCTAGATCCATCAATGCTGCCTGTCTGTGTTGCTTCCGGTGCGGCAGCGGGAATAGCTGCCACATTCAATGCCCCGCTGACAGGAACCCTATTCGCCATTGAAATCCTGCTACTTGATACGGAAATGTCTTATGTAAGCCACATTATCGTGGCCTCGGTAACCGCATCCGCCCTTTCAAAATTTTTCTGGGGAGACTTCCCCACTTTTGACGCTCCCAAATTCACATTTAATAATTTTGAGGAGCTGATCATCTTCTTCCTGCTTGGTATCCTTGCTGGTTTGGTATCCATCGCTTTTGTGAAAATGATTCGCCTTTCAGAATTTTGCTTTGATCACATTCCCATGCCTGAATGGATAAAACCGGGACTTGGCGGTCTGCTGCTTGGTATCATGGCCCTTAAAATCCCGGCAGTCCTCGGCGTAGGGTACGAAGCAGTGAATATGGGATTGACCGGAGTGCTGCCGCTGGATTTTGCACTGCTCCTTTTGGCGGCCAAGCTGGTTGCCACCTCCCTATGTATAGGTTCCGGGATGAGCGGAGGTATTTTTGCGCCTTCACTGGTACTTGGCGCCGCGCTCGGTATTTCTGTCAGTTCAACCATAAACATGTTTTTCCCGGAGCTTGCCCTTACCCACGGTCAATATGCTCTGGTAGGCATGGGAACAGTTGTCGCAGGCACCACACTTGCCCCTATAACCGCTGTTCTGACAGTATTTGAGCTAACCTACTCCTATAAAATAATCCTGCCCATGATGGTCGGCTGCATAACCAGTGCTCTGGTGGTCCGCATACTGAACGGCTACTCCGTATACGAGGCCAAACTTTTACGTCAGGGCGTAAATATTCTGCGCGGGCACGATGAATCAGTTCTGGTCAATGTCCCACTCAGAGATGTGATGGAGACGGATTTCGATTACCTGCACACTACGGACAGCTTGAAGAAGGCAGCGGATATGGTTCTGAATTCGGAATTTCCGCATTTTCCGGTACTGGACGAAAATAACAAGCTGGCCGGCATACTGACCCTCCGAGATATGCGTGACTTCCTGAAAGACGAGCATGATTTAAAAGGTGCAGCCGAAGTGGTGGACACATTAATGGTACGGACCGTTGTTTCACTTCCTGTGAATTCCAATCTTAAAGAGGCTCTTATGCACTTTGAACGGACCGGAGTATCTTTTCTGCCACTGACAAATGAGGATTACACCTTGGCCGGGATCATTAAATCCAAAGATGCCATGGAAATTTACCGCCAAAAAAGATTCAAAAACAAAATTATATCTTCTTCACTCTGATTCTTCATCCTGAACATCAATGTAATCGATGATGATTATGCGCCCCCTACGGCTGCCTTCTTTATAGAAAAATCCTGCTACATAGTGATAACCGTAACCGGAAAGTGGATTCGGCGCGATATAACCGGCAGTTTTTTCAAAACCGGAATTCAGGTATATAAAGATTTCACTGTCACTATGATCACTACCAACAGCCGAGGTGATCATACGCAGACCGAACGGATCTGCCGCTCTGCCGGCAAAACGTTTGCTGATCTGTTTACCGGTAGCATCAAGAACATAGCCTGAAATGAGATTTTCTTTCTTTTTAAGAAGCTCCTCCAGAATCCGGTTCATTTCACTGTCTTCTTCCTGCTGCATTCTTGTCATTGCGCTTTTCAGCAACAGGTGAATGTTTCGGAATGTTTTCTGAGACTGCATAGTTTTATTTTTCCTGCTTTCCCGAAAAGCATCACTTACCCGCTTAATTTTCTGACCAAAAGTATCTTTCCTGCCGTCTTCTTCAGAATTATCAGCATAGAAAAAACCCTGCTGCAAATAAAAGCCGGCCATAGCCAATTCAAGAGCCTCAGCTTCACTTTCCACCCCTTTAGCTACGGGCATTGTACCGTATTGTTTAAAACTATCTGCAGCCGCCACAACTTTCAGTTTTATCGCTTCAGATTCTTCAATCCCTTTATAAAATTTTGAATCCAGCTTCACAAAATCTGGTTTAACGTCAAAAATAATATCCAAGCATTCTGGGGAAGTATCCACGTTATCAATGGAAATTCTATATCCTTTTTCGCGGATTCCGCTGATCATTTCATGGGGCACATTATGTTTTAACTGAGCGCTATCCATCTCAAAAGTGATCATACGTGGAGAATACCCATAAGACTCCGCCTGCTGATGAGGACTGCGGACTTTATATTCATCGCGGCTATAGATCCCGCAATTAATATTCATAAAAAGAAGCATGTCGCGATATTTGTCATACAGCGGTCTGTACGCATCAAAACTTTTGATTAGGCAAAGTTCCTCAACCTTTATTTGAGCCTTTACAGGCAGTGATGCATTGAAAAGACAGACCGGTCCAGCAAGTGTCGCCCCGGTCTCGTCCACTCCTCGGGCAAAAGCCTCAAAACCTATTACAGTCTGTGACAGCAGCGAAACCACAGGCTGGAAATAAATTGTGATGCCATCCTCTGTAACTACTTTACCAATGGCTGCGATACAACTTCTGATGTCATTCTCCACACTGCACTCCTTGTGATTTGAGGCCACCATAACATTATTTCGCAAGTAATTCATACAGTAAGCAGCATAAAAAAAGGCTTCCCCATCAGGAGAAGCCTTACTTATTAATTCAGTACAACAAAAACTAGCATATTCTAGGCAACTGCTCGCCTTCCAGCATGTTGAGCAAGCGGCGTCCGCCAAGCGGAGTGACAAGAATAACCTTGCCCGGATTGGCCTCGGTAATGGTGCCGACCTGACAGGCATCTTTTCCAAGCTCATCAGCACGCATAATTTCAAGCGCCTTATCAGCATACTGTTGTGGCAGAATGCATAAGAACTTACCTTCATTTGCAAGGTAAAGAGGGTCAAGCCCCAGAAATGAACATCCGCCGGCTACTTCGGGCAGAACCGGAATTGAAGACTCTTCCAGCTCGCAACATACATTGGACGAGACTGTGATCTCATTGAGCGTGGTAGCCAGTCCTCCGCGAGTCGGGTCGCGTAATACATGGATATCAGGAATTTCCTGTACCAGCTTGACCAGCAGGTGATTCAAGGCGGCGCTATCGCTCTTTACATTAGATTCAAGGGAAAGTCCTTCACGGGTACCCAGAATGGTCAGCCCGTGGTCCCCCATGGTTCCGCTGACCAGCACGGCATCCCCCACTGCTGCGCGGTCTCCGCTGGGAGCAGGATCAGCGATAATTTCACCGACCCCGGTAGTATTGATAAAAATTTTATCCACCATTCCCTTAGGGACAACCTTAGTATCGCCGGTGACGATATTCACCCCTGCATGCCTGCAGGCTTCTCCCATGGATTTAACGATCTTTTCCAGATCATCCATCGGCAGCCCTTCTTCAATAATATAGGCGCAGGTCAAATAACGAGGAATAGCCCCGAGCATCGCGACATCATTGACTGTTCCGTGCACGGCCAGTGAACCGATGTCTCCGCCTGGAAAAAAGATAGGGTCAACGGTGAAGCTGTCTGTACTCATGGAGACCTTGCCTTGAAGGTTCAAGGTAGCGGCATCATTGAGCCTGTCCAGTTCATCGTTGGCAAAATGCTTAAGAAAAAGTTCGGAAATCAGCCTCTGGGAAGCTCTTCCACCAGAACCGTAATCAAGTAAAACCTTATCTGAGGACATATTAATCTACTTTGTATTTGAAGTAAGCGGCGCAGCTGCCTTCAGTTGAAACCATACAGGGACCTACCGGCTTGGCGGGAGTGCACGCCTTTCCGAACAGGGGACACTGTTCCGGGGACATTTTACCCTTGAGCACTTCTCCGCATTTACATCCGGGAAGTGACGGACATTCCCCGATATTGAGGTCGAAAATCTTTTTGGCGTCGAAATCTTCAAATTCCTTACGGAATTCCAGACCGCTTCCCGGAATCTTTCCGATGCCCCGCCAGAGGGCGTCCGATTCCTCAAAAACCTCATACATAACTTCCACAGCCTTGGGATTTCCGTTCTCGGAAACGCCACGCACATACTGATTCTCTGTTGCAGGGTGTTCTTTTTTGGAAGAACGGACCATCATCAGCAGAGCCTGCAGGATATCAACAGGATCAAAACCGGTTACCACTGCGGGTTTACCGTATTTTTCACCTATAAAATCATACGGATGTATACCGATTACCGTGGAAACATGGCCGGGCAGGATAAACCCGTCGATCCTGGTTTCCGGGTCGGAAACAAGAATATCAAGTGCAGGCGGAACCAGCTTGTGGAAAGAAAGAACTTTGAAATTATCAAGTCCCTGCTGTTTAGCCATAAGTACGGTGGCTGCGATTGTCGGCGCAGTCGTTTCAAAACCTACTCCCAGAAAAACAACTGTGCTGTCGGGATTGTTACGAGCAAGATCCAGCGCGTCGAACGGAGAATAAATAATCTCGACCCGTGCACCGTCTGCCTGCGCGTTTTTCAAACAATGGCCCTTGTCACCGGGGACCTTGATCAGGTCGCCGAAAGTCGCCACAATTACCCCGTCTTTACCAGCCAAATCGAGAAAAGCATTTACTTCTGATTCATGGGTCACGCATACCGGGCAACCGGGACCGCTCAGGTGAACCACCTCTTTCGGCAGCACTGAATGCAATCCGCTGCGAAAAATAGAAACGGTATGCGTTCCGCAGACCTCCATAAACCGTATTTCCCCTTCCAGCTCGTCCCGCAAACGGGCCAGAAGCTCCTTGCATAGTTCAGGGTCACTGAATTTATCTAAAATCTTAAGCGACAAGGAACACCCCCAAATTTAACATTACCTTAAAGCCATCCACTCACTTCTGCGTATTATAGTCCCCGGTCCGCTAACCTTTCCCATCGGGACTTAAAGCAATTTGTGAAGCAGGATGAAATATCTGTCTCACAGATATTACCTTGTTATTCATAAAGCTTTTGTTCTCATTATACCCATTCCCGCTCAGTAACAAGTCCGTTACCATCAATATTTCAACACAAAAAAAAGGGCTCTGCCCGGTCAGGGAGAGCCTTTGCAAGATAAACTAAAATGCTGTCAAAACTATTTCAGGCAGCGGTGTATGACTTCGTTAAATTCTTCCTTATCTATTGGTTTGGGCAGAAAGTACGTCGCACCCAGAGCTAACAGATTGGAGATATCTGAAACCCCTACTACCGCGGACATTATGACAATAGGCAGGTTCATAAACTGAGAATCACCGCGCAAAGTCTGTACCAGTTGCCGACCATCCATTTCGGGCATCATGATGTCCGTGACAAGTACATCAAAGCTGTTTTCAGCTTTCAAAGCTTCATAGGCATGCTTGCCATGAGGACTTACAAAAGGGATATGTCCCAAATCCTCAACAAATCGCGCGGCAAGTTTTTGAGAAATTTTATCGTCTTCTGCAATCAGTATTTTATACATGAATCCCTCTTAACTTTCTATGGATACTCTTTCTAAATAAGCCAAACACTTCTTATTTGTAAAGCATAATGGAGCATATAGAAAACACCACTTTCTTTTTTTAAATCTATAGACCTACCTTTTTGAATATTGTAACTTATTAGAATAAGAACTTAAACAAAATTATAATTTTATCAGGAGCCACGGTTATGGCCAAAACTGAAATCCTGCTTGAAACCGGCACCAATGAACTCGAAATACTGGAATTTTACATCGACCTCCCGGAATCGGAAAACGGACCTGAAGAACGATGCCATTTCGGGGTTAATGTCGCCAAGGTCATGCAGGTAATTGAAAGTCCTGAACTTGAACATCCGGAATCGGCTGAACATCCGTGTTTCATGGGGACTATTCCCCTGCGGAACCACATTCTTCCAGTGCTCGATCTTGCCGTCTGGCTTGGTATGGAACGTAAAAGAGATAAATATGACATCGTAATTGTCACCGAATTCAGTCAGACAGTTTCCGGATTTCAGGTCAGTGGAGTAACCGAAATTCATCGTGTGGGATGGCAGCAGGTTTTGTCACCGGATAAATTCATGAGCAGTTTCGAAAAAAGCTGTATTGTCGGAATTGTGGAACGTGAAGACAGATTTATTCAGCTACTCGACCTCGAATCCATCCTTGCCGATCTCGACCCGACCCTTGGCGGAGATTTTTCCATGCCGTCAGCAATAGCCAGTGAAGCATACAATGCTCTTGTCTGCGACGACTCTCCCACCATTCGTGCAATGCTGGATCAAAGTCTCGAACAGGCCAATTTTTGCCACACAATTGTTCACAACGGTCAGGAAGCTCAAAATACCCTGAAAAATATCAAAATGATGGCCAGTCAGCAAAACCGTCCGGTCAAAGATTTTGTAGAGATTGTCATTTCCGATATTGAAATGCCACTTATGGACGGATTCACCCTTGCCAAATGGATTCGCGAAGACCCCGATCTGAAAGATCTGCCCATCATACTTTATTCCTCAATCATAACTAAAGAACTGCGCCATAAGGGCGACTCAGTTGGGGCGGATGAACAAATTTCAAAACCGGATCTGCATTTGCTGCCCGAAAAAGCAATCAGGTTAATCGAAAGCAAAAAAAATAATTAACGTTCTGATTAAGAACGCCTTTAGCTTCTCCAGCGGTCTGCATTTTTTGCAGGCCGTTTTTGCTTGCATGAATTTTAATGTACCAATATCTTCCTGGTTCGCAATTTAGCTTATAAGTCATTACCCATTACGGAGAAACACAATATGGAAGATGTAAGAGTATATGGAGACGTAAAAGGTCTGTCTCCAGAAGATTTTGAAGACCTGAAAACGGAATTGCCCTTTGAAAAAGTAGTCTACAAGGACAAAGTCCTGAACGTTGATTACGAAGGTCACTACATCGACATCGATGATTTTCTTGAAGAAATGGTCAAGCGCCTCCCCCCCGAAGGATGGGCCAAAGTTGATTATATTGATCACGTAGATTGGAAACTGACCCGTTATGAAATAGAAAACAACAAGCTGACTTCACGTATTATTAATATTGATGCTGTCCTTGAACCTACAAAAAACGAAGCCGGGCAAAGGTAAGTTCTCGCCAGATGAGAATTCACCATTTTATTTTTTCGCTGAGCGTAAAAAAGCCCGCCTGTCCAAGGACAGGCGGGCTTAAATTTTATTTATCGAAAACTAATAATTTATAATTCGGACGTCAGTGGCTTTCGGCGCAGTGTCTTCGTCTATGACTTCAAAGACAACCTTCTCGCCTACGTTGAGGGTCTTGAAACCGTCGCGCAGTACTTCGGAGTAATGGACATAAATATCCCGCCCGGATTCATCTATAATAAATCCGAATCCTTTGATATCATTGAACCAGCTGACCACACCTTTTAGACTCATAAACTCCTCATCAGTCGGATCAGGATTTAAATCTTCCGCAATATTTATTTTATACGGAAGGTAATCCGACCACGGGTAAGATCATACGGTGAAAGTTCCACTTTTACACGGTCGCCCGGTAGAATACGGATATAATATTTGCGCATCTTACCTGAGATATGCCCCAGAATAATATGCCCGTTTTCAAGCTCGACCTTGAACATAGCATTAGGTAATGCTTCCTGCACAACACCTTCTACTTCAATACCTTCTTCTTTAGCCATGGTTTCCTCCGTATCCAACCACCACTCCAAGAATCGTATCAGTACTATTGCTGCAAAAAATTTTACTAATTTACGGAAGCTAAAGCAATCACTAATGAA is a window of Maridesulfovibrio sp. DNA encoding:
- a CDS encoding tRNA-dihydrouridine synthase family protein; protein product: MKSLPISPDKPWLAPLAGYSDLPFRMLCRKRGCAVACTEMVSVKGLKYDGKGTKDLLATCPEDNPLVVQLFGGEPQDYSDTMPQLLDQGYTFFDLNSGCPVKKVLKTGGGSALHLDPDRLVKTAAAMVEIAGEGKVGVKIRLGFMIGEDNYLEIAKRLEDVGIAWLTMHPRYAKQMFSGEADWSKLAVLKESISIPVIGSGDLFTAEDGAECIRQTGIDGIMFARGALFDPSIFARYLNLINNPENPPLPSFDLGKTMEEHINMTRKFDGSNRSFRKIRSILPRYAKGMDGIKAVRTKLTACENWEELIAAAREVSTLTRERC
- a CDS encoding chemotaxis protein, coding for MAQTDILLEAGTNELEIVEFWLEEEPREEGEGNYRGFYGVNVAKVLEIIRIPEKITKLPKVAHPAIMGTFNLRNKVIPLVDLSHWLKKGRVETEPPKVIVTEFNNVSSAFLVSGVTRIHRISWERVEAPSNYVSTLSEDSITGVVKFEDRISLILDLEKIVAELNPDLGLKLDDSIDWATTAGYKAIIADDSTLIREMLYEMMVRAKFSVEMANTGRDCWEKLIALKNKSIEEGKPITDYINVVISDIEMPVMDGHNLTVRIKSDEVLKQLPVILFSSIITDKLRHKGESVGADDQISKPEVTELAQRAIALIEK
- a CDS encoding chloride channel protein, translated to MVSTPETKKERTGISINPRIQYVLLMAFSVAIGLAAAGGAFLFRWLIENFQLIFWADGHSFLDMIANSPWWLVLLLPCVGGIIAGIIITNWAPEASGPGVPEVIKAIAVRGGLIRHRITFLKALVTSMLIGCGASVGREGPVVQIGASLGSSAARIFRLDPSMLPVCVASGAAAGIAATFNAPLTGTLFAIEILLLDTEMSYVSHIIVASVTASALSKFFWGDFPTFDAPKFTFNNFEELIIFFLLGILAGLVSIAFVKMIRLSEFCFDHIPMPEWIKPGLGGLLLGIMALKIPAVLGVGYEAVNMGLTGVLPLDFALLLLAAKLVATSLCIGSGMSGGIFAPSLVLGAALGISVSSTINMFFPELALTHGQYALVGMGTVVAGTTLAPITAVLTVFELTYSYKIILPMMVGCITSALVVRILNGYSVYEAKLLRQGVNILRGHDESVLVNVPLRDVMETDFDYLHTTDSLKKAADMVLNSEFPHFPVLDENNKLAGILTLRDMRDFLKDEHDLKGAAEVVDTLMVRTVVSLPVNSNLKEALMHFERTGVSFLPLTNEDYTLAGIIKSKDAMEIYRQKRFKNKIISSSL
- a CDS encoding EAL domain-containing protein, with product MENDIRSCIAAIGKVVTEDGITIYFQPVVSLLSQTVIGFEAFARGVDETGATLAGPVCLFNASLPVKAQIKVEELCLIKSFDAYRPLYDKYRDMLLFMNINCGIYSRDEYKVRSPHQQAESYGYSPRMITFEMDSAQLKHNVPHEMISGIREKGYRISIDNVDTSPECLDIIFDVKPDFVKLDSKFYKGIEESEAIKLKVVAAADSFKQYGTMPVAKGVESEAEALELAMAGFYLQQGFFYADNSEEDGRKDTFGQKIKRVSDAFRESRKNKTMQSQKTFRNIHLLLKSAMTRMQQEEDSEMNRILEELLKKKENLISGYVLDATGKQISKRFAGRAADPFGLRMITSAVGSDHSDSEIFIYLNSGFEKTAGYIAPNPLSGYGYHYVAGFFYKEGSRRGRIIIIDYIDVQDEESE
- the hypE gene encoding hydrogenase expression/formation protein HypE, which translates into the protein MSSDKVLLDYGSGGRASQRLISELFLKHFANDELDRLNDAATLNLQGKVSMSTDSFTVDPIFFPGGDIGSLAVHGTVNDVAMLGAIPRYLTCAYIIEEGLPMDDLEKIVKSMGEACRHAGVNIVTGDTKVVPKGMVDKIFINTTGVGEIIADPAPSGDRAAVGDAVLVSGTMGDHGLTILGTREGLSLESNVKSDSAALNHLLVKLVQEIPDIHVLRDPTRGGLATTLNEITVSSNVCCELEESSIPVLPEVAGGCSFLGLDPLYLANEGKFLCILPQQYADKALEIMRADELGKDACQVGTITEANPGKVILVTPLGGRRLLNMLEGEQLPRIC
- the hypD gene encoding hydrogenase formation protein HypD; amino-acid sequence: MSLKILDKFSDPELCKELLARLRDELEGEIRFMEVCGTHTVSIFRSGLHSVLPKEVVHLSGPGCPVCVTHESEVNAFLDLAGKDGVIVATFGDLIKVPGDKGHCLKNAQADGARVEIIYSPFDALDLARNNPDSTVVFLGVGFETTAPTIAATVLMAKQQGLDNFKVLSFHKLVPPALDILVSDPETRIDGFILPGHVSTVIGIHPYDFIGEKYGKPAVVTGFDPVDILQALLMMVRSSKKEHPATENQYVRGVSENGNPKAVEVMYEVFEESDALWRGIGKIPGSGLEFRKEFEDFDAKKIFDLNIGECPSLPGCKCGEVLKGKMSPEQCPLFGKACTPAKPVGPCMVSTEGSCAAYFKYKVD
- a CDS encoding response regulator produces the protein MYKILIAEDDKISQKLAARFVEDLGHIPFVSPHGKHAYEALKAENSFDVLVTDIMMPEMDGRQLVQTLRGDSQFMNLPIVIMSAVVGVSDISNLLALGATYFLPKPIDKEEFNEVIHRCLK
- a CDS encoding chemotaxis protein yields the protein MAKTEILLETGTNELEILEFYIDLPESENGPEERCHFGVNVAKVMQVIESPELEHPESAEHPCFMGTIPLRNHILPVLDLAVWLGMERKRDKYDIVIVTEFSQTVSGFQVSGVTEIHRVGWQQVLSPDKFMSSFEKSCIVGIVEREDRFIQLLDLESILADLDPTLGGDFSMPSAIASEAYNALVCDDSPTIRAMLDQSLEQANFCHTIVHNGQEAQNTLKNIKMMASQQNRPVKDFVEIVISDIEMPLMDGFTLAKWIREDPDLKDLPIILYSSIITKELRHKGDSVGADEQISKPDLHLLPEKAIRLIESKKNN
- a CDS encoding cold shock domain-containing protein, producing MSLKGVVSWFNDIKGFGFIIDESGRDIYVHYSEVLRDGFKTLNVGEKVVFEVIDEDTAPKATDVRIINY
- the infA gene encoding translation initiation factor IF-1; the encoded protein is MAKEEGIEVEGVVQEALPNAMFKVELENGHIILGHISGKMRKYYIRILPGDRVKVELSPYDLTRGRITFRIK